One stretch of Streptomyces sp. MMBL 11-1 DNA includes these proteins:
- a CDS encoding winged helix DNA-binding domain-containing protein has translation MPESQAAVPRFTWAQVSARRLARSGLSRPLDGADPQDVVSALCGAHAQVLSAGEQSVAMRIPGATRATVRDALWTERTVVKSRGARGTVHLLAARDLPMWTGALSSMPNTRNMHRGDGMLTSEQTEQVIEGLRVVLTDAEMTADELTDALADHVGSWAGDRVMEAFQGMWPRWFEAMDLATNRGVMCFGPQRGRKVTYTSPARWLPGFTPAPAEVAVPWLVTSYLRAYGPATPQHLARWLAMPRRWAADTFAALGDALQEVELEGTRCWVVAGDTDMPESEPPEGVRLLPYFDAYGVASHPRELLFPGRAFERALAGGQAGNYPVLLIDGLAAGVWHQRRSGRRIHITVEPLSPLTDRQRRLLEDEVERVGVIMEGKPELTVGTVSVGPHA, from the coding sequence ATGCCCGAGTCCCAGGCCGCCGTTCCCCGCTTCACCTGGGCCCAGGTGTCAGCCCGCCGGCTCGCGCGCAGCGGCCTCTCCCGCCCGCTCGACGGCGCCGACCCCCAGGACGTGGTGTCCGCCCTGTGCGGGGCGCACGCCCAGGTGCTGTCGGCCGGTGAACAGTCCGTCGCCATGCGGATTCCCGGAGCCACCCGGGCCACGGTCCGTGACGCGCTGTGGACGGAGCGGACCGTGGTGAAGTCCCGGGGCGCCCGCGGCACCGTGCATCTGCTCGCCGCCCGCGACCTGCCGATGTGGACCGGCGCGCTGTCCTCGATGCCCAACACCCGCAACATGCACCGCGGCGACGGGATGCTGACGAGCGAGCAGACCGAGCAGGTCATCGAGGGGCTCCGCGTCGTGCTCACCGACGCGGAGATGACCGCCGACGAGCTGACCGACGCCCTCGCCGACCACGTCGGCTCCTGGGCCGGCGACCGGGTCATGGAGGCGTTCCAGGGGATGTGGCCCCGCTGGTTCGAGGCCATGGACCTGGCGACGAACCGGGGTGTGATGTGCTTCGGCCCGCAGCGCGGCCGGAAGGTGACGTACACCAGCCCCGCCCGGTGGCTGCCCGGCTTCACCCCCGCGCCCGCCGAGGTCGCCGTGCCCTGGCTGGTGACCAGCTATCTGCGTGCCTACGGTCCGGCCACTCCGCAGCACCTCGCCCGCTGGCTCGCCATGCCGCGCCGCTGGGCCGCGGACACGTTCGCCGCCCTCGGCGACGCCCTCCAGGAGGTCGAACTGGAGGGCACCCGTTGCTGGGTCGTGGCGGGCGACACCGACATGCCGGAGAGCGAACCGCCCGAGGGCGTACGGCTGCTGCCCTACTTCGACGCCTACGGTGTCGCCAGCCACCCGCGTGAGCTGCTGTTCCCCGGCCGCGCCTTCGAACGGGCGCTGGCGGGCGGCCAGGCGGGCAACTACCCGGTGCTGCTGATCGACGGACTCGCCGCGGGCGTCTGGCACCAACGCCGCTCGGGCCGCCGGATCCACATCACCGTGGAACCGCTGTCGCCCCTCACCGACCGGCAGCGGCGGCTGCTGGAGGACGAGGTGGAGCGCGTCGGCGTGATCATGGAGGGCAAGCCGGAACTCACCGTCGGCACCGTGTCCGTGGGGCCGCACGCCTGA
- a CDS encoding NAD-dependent epimerase/dehydratase family protein, producing MSAVGRPGPGDTVAVLGGTGWVGGHVHAAFARGARRVLSLARHPAPRLAPDAFRTVDLTSVPVRELARLLRDEGVRTVVNATDGANASDGWDRSEEALRWTNVTAVHRLLDAVALLPRPVRLVHIGTVHEFGPVPRGTLLGGGVEPRPTEAYGRSKLDGSRAVLDAAAATGQVDAVVLRVASVCGPRPSPASFVGHLLSAFRRYADTGAPARIVVADAARDFVDVRDVADAVVAAASPRRQVRGHAVTIGSGVATPVAELVTAFRRAAGLPPGAVAERAPGPGAGVGLGGDWVRTDVREAERLLDWRPRIGLDRSLRDTWLAAGGQA from the coding sequence GTGAGCGCGGTGGGCCGGCCGGGCCCCGGGGACACGGTGGCCGTGCTGGGCGGCACCGGGTGGGTCGGCGGCCATGTCCACGCGGCGTTCGCGCGGGGCGCCCGGCGGGTCCTGTCCCTCGCCCGGCATCCGGCGCCGCGACTGGCGCCGGACGCGTTCCGCACGGTGGACCTGACCTCGGTGCCGGTGCGGGAACTGGCCCGGCTGCTGCGCGACGAAGGAGTGCGTACGGTGGTCAACGCCACCGACGGGGCCAACGCCAGCGACGGCTGGGACCGCTCGGAGGAGGCGCTGCGGTGGACGAACGTGACGGCCGTGCACCGGCTGCTGGACGCCGTCGCGCTGCTCCCCCGGCCGGTGCGTCTCGTCCACATCGGCACGGTCCACGAGTTCGGTCCCGTGCCGCGCGGGACGCTGCTGGGCGGCGGGGTCGAACCGCGTCCGACGGAAGCGTACGGGCGCAGCAAGCTCGACGGCTCCCGGGCCGTGCTCGATGCCGCGGCCGCCACCGGCCAGGTGGACGCGGTGGTCCTGCGGGTGGCCAGCGTGTGCGGCCCCCGCCCGTCCCCCGCCAGCTTCGTGGGACACCTGCTGTCCGCGTTCCGGCGGTACGCGGACACCGGCGCGCCCGCGCGGATCGTCGTCGCGGACGCCGCCCGCGACTTCGTGGACGTACGGGATGTGGCCGACGCCGTCGTGGCGGCCGCGTCACCGCGCAGGCAGGTGCGCGGGCACGCGGTCACGATCGGCAGCGGGGTCGCCACGCCCGTGGCCGAGCTGGTCACCGCGTTCCGGCGCGCGGCGGGGCTGCCGCCCGGCGCGGTGGCGGAGCGGGCCCCGGGCCCGGGGGCCGGGGTGGGTCTCGGCGGGGACTGGGTGCGCACCGACGTCAGGGAGGCGGAACGCCTGCTGGACTGGCGTCCCCGCATCGGCCTCGACCGCTCGCTGCGGGACACCTGGCTGGCCGCCGGCGGCCAGGCCTGA
- a CDS encoding dTDP-4-dehydrorhamnose 3,5-epimerase family protein, which translates to MRVRELAVGGALEFTPEVFPDERGRFLSPFQQPAFAEARGHPLFPVEQISYSVSRRGVVRGVHYTATPAGCAKYVFCSRGQVLDVVVDLRVGSPTFGSWDTVVLDAEECRALYLPVGVGHLFVALRDHATMHYTLSRSYEPSRERAVSPLDRDLALPLDDREALVLSERDRVAPTLAEARERGLLPDYAVCREQDGLLAAAGARR; encoded by the coding sequence ATGCGCGTACGCGAACTCGCCGTCGGCGGCGCCCTGGAGTTCACGCCCGAGGTCTTCCCCGACGAACGGGGGCGGTTCCTCTCCCCGTTCCAGCAGCCCGCCTTCGCGGAGGCCCGCGGCCACCCGCTGTTCCCCGTCGAACAGATCAGCTACAGCGTCTCGCGCCGCGGAGTCGTCCGGGGCGTGCACTACACGGCCACCCCGGCGGGCTGCGCCAAGTACGTCTTCTGCTCGCGCGGGCAGGTCCTGGACGTGGTGGTGGATCTGCGCGTGGGGTCGCCCACCTTCGGCTCCTGGGACACCGTGGTGCTGGACGCGGAGGAGTGCCGCGCGCTGTACCTCCCCGTGGGCGTGGGCCATCTCTTCGTGGCCCTGCGGGACCACGCCACGATGCACTACACCCTGTCGCGGAGCTACGAACCCTCCCGCGAACGGGCCGTCTCCCCTCTCGACCGGGACCTGGCGCTCCCGCTGGACGACCGGGAGGCCCTGGTGCTCTCCGAGCGCGACCGGGTGGCCCCGACGCTCGCCGAGGCCCGGGAGCGCGGTCTGCTGCCCGACTACGCGGTCTGCCGCGAGCAGGACGGCCTCCTCGCCGCTGCCGGGGCCCGGCGGTGA
- a CDS encoding class I SAM-dependent methyltransferase: MNSTGLAPESPLSAIYSRGALYEAVYRGRGKDYAADAAKITGIVRERFPQARSLLDAACGTGSHLRYLAAEFAHVEGLDLAPSMLAEARTALPGTPFHEADMTEFLLDRRFSAVTCMFSSIGYLPTGEALESAVACFARHLEPGGVLVVEPWCFPELFTPRQVMSDLATVDGTGIARMSHATLVREGRGCRIEAHYLVADADTGVRHFTDVHDLTLFRRDEYETAFTRAGCTVEYLPPPGGRGVGLFVGVRTADR; the protein is encoded by the coding sequence ATGAACAGCACCGGACTGGCCCCGGAAAGCCCGCTGTCCGCGATCTACAGCCGGGGCGCGCTGTACGAGGCGGTCTACCGGGGCCGGGGCAAGGACTACGCCGCCGACGCGGCGAAGATCACCGGCATCGTCCGCGAGCGGTTCCCCCAGGCGCGGTCGCTGCTGGACGCCGCCTGTGGGACCGGCTCCCATCTGCGGTACCTGGCAGCGGAGTTCGCCCATGTGGAGGGGCTGGACCTGGCGCCCTCCATGCTGGCCGAGGCCCGGACGGCGCTCCCCGGGACGCCCTTCCACGAGGCCGACATGACGGAGTTCCTGCTGGATCGCCGCTTCTCCGCCGTCACCTGCATGTTCTCCTCGATCGGCTATCTGCCGACGGGGGAGGCGCTGGAGTCGGCCGTGGCCTGCTTCGCACGGCACCTCGAACCGGGCGGCGTCCTGGTGGTGGAGCCGTGGTGCTTCCCGGAACTGTTCACCCCGCGTCAGGTCATGAGCGACCTCGCCACCGTGGACGGGACGGGCATCGCCAGGATGTCGCACGCGACCCTGGTCCGGGAGGGCCGGGGCTGCCGGATCGAGGCCCACTACCTCGTCGCGGACGCCGACACGGGAGTGCGGCACTTCACGGACGTCCACGACCTCACGCTGTTCCGCCGGGACGAGTACGAGACCGCCTTCACCCGGGCCGGCTGCACCGTGGAGTACCTGCCGCCGCCCGGCGGGCGGGGCGTGGGGCTCTTCGTCGGTGTCCGGACAGCGGATCGCTGA
- a CDS encoding winged helix DNA-binding domain-containing protein, protein MSVLDRRTLNRTLLQRQFLLHRTDLPALDVVRRLVAVQGQEPNWPYVGLWTRIADFRHGALTELLTGREVVRSTVLRRTQHILAASDFAWLRPTVQPVVGVALTHPYYAREVEGVDLGLLAEAGRKALGGDTLTRRGLGQLLAPDFPGRGATRLAQALELLEPLVHPPPNSVWGAWGHRRETPVALAEEFTGVPMAPADPRTMVLRYLAAFGPAGVMDVQAWSGLTRLREVIEPLRPELRTYRDEHGTELFDLPDLAPADPAEPAPVRFLPAYDNAALGHRDRRRVIADEDRKRIAPRSSMGVPLFLVDGFAHGSWSLTEEGLRVEPFRELSAARRTAVREEAERVLAFVSPEGGGTVAFA, encoded by the coding sequence GTGAGCGTCCTCGACCGGCGGACGCTCAACCGCACGCTCCTGCAACGGCAGTTCCTGCTCCACCGCACCGACCTGCCGGCCCTGGACGTGGTGCGCCGGCTGGTGGCGGTCCAGGGCCAGGAACCCAACTGGCCCTACGTGGGGCTGTGGACCAGGATCGCGGACTTCCGGCACGGCGCGCTCACCGAACTGCTCACCGGACGGGAGGTGGTGCGCTCGACCGTCCTGCGCCGCACCCAGCACATCCTGGCGGCGTCCGACTTCGCCTGGCTGCGGCCCACCGTGCAACCGGTGGTGGGCGTCGCGCTCACTCACCCGTACTACGCGCGGGAGGTCGAGGGCGTCGACCTCGGCCTCCTCGCGGAGGCCGGGCGGAAGGCGCTGGGCGGCGACACGCTGACCCGGCGCGGGCTGGGGCAGCTCCTGGCACCGGACTTCCCCGGCCGCGGCGCCACCCGGCTCGCCCAGGCGCTGGAACTGCTGGAGCCGCTGGTGCATCCGCCGCCCAACAGCGTGTGGGGCGCCTGGGGACACCGCAGGGAGACCCCGGTGGCCCTCGCCGAGGAGTTCACCGGCGTCCCCATGGCGCCGGCCGACCCCCGGACGATGGTCCTGCGGTATCTCGCGGCGTTCGGCCCGGCCGGCGTCATGGACGTACAGGCGTGGTCCGGTCTGACCCGGCTGCGGGAGGTGATCGAGCCGCTGCGGCCCGAGCTGCGCACCTACCGCGACGAACACGGCACCGAGCTGTTCGACCTGCCGGACCTGGCCCCGGCGGACCCGGCCGAACCCGCTCCGGTGCGGTTCCTCCCGGCCTACGACAACGCGGCTCTCGGCCACCGCGACCGCCGCCGCGTCATCGCCGACGAGGATCGCAAACGCATCGCGCCCCGTTCGTCGATGGGCGTCCCGCTGTTCCTGGTCGACGGATTCGCGCACGGCAGCTGGTCCCTCACCGAGGAGGGGCTGCGGGTCGAACCGTTCCGGGAGCTGTCGGCGGCGCGGCGCACGGCGGTGCGGGAGGAGGCCGAACGCGTCCTCGCGTTCGTCTCGCCGGAGGGCGGGGGAACTGTCGCGTTCGCCTGA
- a CDS encoding MDR family NADP-dependent oxidoreductase, translating into MSTPTETAVPDTAREVRLTRHLGPDEAATPAHFELAEVKVERPGPGDVVVRTDYVGVAAAYQDLMRPDCPLPVPPYTVGGRIGGGEIGTVVHSRSPELAVGDLVQTMQGWAEYHVGPAASFHRLDRDLFPSPSYYLSQGTTAYYGMATLAQAGPDDVVFVSGAAGGVGSLAGQIARCRGAARVIGSAGSPEKVRYLVEELGFDAAFDYHDGPVLDRLRDLAPDGVTVFFDNVGGEQFEAAVHAAAPHARFALCGALAGQIGGSGGAPRLDLLTAITKHLDLKPFATYHTGEQVQAWTEAFAGWLAEGRFTFPQTVVGGGIAQAAPALLALLAGEHRGNVAVQTSA; encoded by the coding sequence ATGAGCACGCCCACGGAGACAGCCGTCCCGGACACGGCACGGGAGGTCCGGCTGACCCGCCACCTGGGCCCCGACGAGGCCGCGACCCCCGCGCACTTCGAACTGGCCGAGGTGAAGGTGGAGCGGCCCGGCCCCGGTGACGTGGTGGTGCGTACCGACTACGTCGGTGTGGCCGCCGCGTACCAGGATCTGATGCGCCCCGACTGCCCGCTGCCGGTGCCGCCCTACACCGTCGGCGGCCGGATCGGGGGCGGCGAGATCGGCACCGTCGTGCACTCGCGGAGCCCGGAGCTGGCGGTGGGCGACCTCGTCCAGACGATGCAGGGGTGGGCCGAGTACCACGTCGGTCCGGCCGCGTCCTTCCACCGCCTCGACCGGGACCTCTTCCCGAGTCCGTCGTACTACCTCAGCCAGGGGACGACGGCCTACTACGGCATGGCGACGCTCGCCCAGGCCGGACCCGACGACGTGGTGTTCGTCTCCGGGGCGGCGGGCGGGGTCGGCTCGCTGGCCGGGCAGATCGCCCGCTGCCGGGGCGCCGCCCGGGTGATCGGCAGCGCGGGGAGCCCGGAGAAGGTCCGGTACCTGGTGGAGGAGCTGGGCTTCGACGCGGCGTTCGACTACCACGACGGACCGGTCCTGGACCGGCTGCGGGACCTGGCGCCGGACGGCGTCACCGTGTTCTTCGACAACGTGGGCGGGGAGCAGTTCGAGGCCGCGGTCCACGCGGCGGCCCCGCACGCCCGGTTCGCGCTGTGCGGTGCGCTGGCCGGGCAGATCGGCGGCAGCGGCGGGGCACCGCGGCTGGACCTGCTGACCGCCATCACCAAGCACCTCGACCTCAAGCCCTTCGCCACCTATCACACCGGCGAGCAGGTCCAGGCGTGGACCGAGGCGTTCGCCGGCTGGCTGGCCGAGGGCCGGTTCACCTTCCCGCAGACCGTCGTCGGGGGCGGCATCGCGCAGGCGGCGCCCGCGCTCCTCGCGCTGCTCGCCGGGGAGCACCGCGGCAACGTCGCCGTGCAGACCTCCGCGTGA
- a CDS encoding glycosyltransferase yields the protein MRILFFTGGGRATVHALVPLASACRTEGHSVVVAVPDEDIQAITELGLPAIAVSAKGVFQAMFWDREGRKLDRPRGEVAELEFASRGFARMAADSFGALVELTDHWKPDLVVGGTRNYGAALIAHHLGVPYAVQAWDGLEREPSDREFASDELRPELDALGLDRVPVEDLYIHITPPSVRPADAEPAEHMRWSPGGTQTPLEPWMFRRDGRPRVLVTSGSRAAMIDTLGVAFFRPLLDSPTLRGTDLLVATKDEVAEQLRAEWPDVRAGFLPLDAVMPACDLLIHHGGGQTCMTAVNAGVPQLVFADMLASAIPMKRIDAYGASITLNLNEPPERIEKALGELLNTPSYRERAADLARENAAQKRPSEIVAILEGLVEKAR from the coding sequence GTGCGCATCCTGTTCTTCACCGGCGGCGGCCGTGCGACCGTGCACGCCCTCGTGCCGCTGGCCTCGGCCTGCCGCACCGAGGGGCACAGTGTCGTCGTCGCCGTACCGGACGAGGACATCCAGGCCATCACGGAGCTGGGGCTCCCCGCCATCGCCGTATCCGCCAAGGGCGTCTTCCAGGCCATGTTCTGGGACCGCGAGGGCCGCAAGCTCGACCGGCCGCGCGGCGAGGTGGCCGAACTGGAGTTCGCCAGCCGCGGGTTCGCGCGGATGGCGGCCGACAGCTTCGGCGCCCTGGTGGAGCTGACCGACCACTGGAAGCCCGATCTCGTCGTCGGCGGCACCCGCAACTACGGCGCGGCGCTCATCGCCCACCACCTGGGCGTCCCGTACGCCGTCCAGGCCTGGGACGGCCTCGAACGCGAGCCCAGCGACCGGGAGTTCGCCAGCGACGAGCTGCGGCCCGAACTGGACGCGCTCGGGCTGGACCGGGTCCCCGTCGAGGACCTGTACATCCACATCACCCCGCCCAGCGTCCGTCCGGCCGACGCCGAGCCCGCCGAGCACATGCGGTGGAGCCCCGGCGGCACCCAGACACCGCTGGAGCCGTGGATGTTCCGGAGGGACGGCCGCCCGCGGGTGCTCGTCACCTCCGGTTCGCGCGCCGCGATGATCGACACGCTGGGGGTGGCCTTCTTCCGGCCGCTGCTGGACAGCCCCACCCTGCGCGGGACGGACCTGCTCGTCGCCACCAAGGACGAGGTGGCGGAGCAGCTGCGCGCGGAATGGCCCGACGTCCGGGCCGGCTTCCTGCCCCTGGACGCCGTGATGCCCGCCTGCGACCTGCTGATCCACCACGGCGGCGGGCAGACCTGCATGACAGCGGTCAACGCGGGGGTGCCGCAGTTGGTCTTCGCCGACATGCTGGCGTCGGCCATCCCGATGAAACGCATCGACGCCTACGGGGCCTCCATCACGCTCAATCTGAACGAGCCGCCGGAGCGCATCGAGAAGGCGCTGGGGGAGCTGCTGAACACTCCCTCCTACCGGGAGCGCGCCGCGGACCTGGCACGTGAGAACGCGGCACAGAAACGCCCCTCCGAGATCGTCGCGATCCTGGAGGGGCTGGTGGAGAAGGCCCGCTGA
- a CDS encoding SDR family oxidoreductase, with protein sequence MRILVTGATGGVGRRVVQRLLEAGDGIQVRALTRDPSRAGLPDGVEVVQGDLEKPSSLRGVFDGVDRMHLFPVEDTAAETVALARAAGVGRATVLSAAAVTTGHSVNPVEQVVEESGMEWIHVRPGEFMTNKLHLWAPSVRAERVVRYPFPDELGVPVHEDDVAAVIVAGLLEDRHVGQSYTLTGPAAQTVREQVAAIGAALGEEVRFEEVTRDRARELMKAQGGFAAEHADLFLGFADYDGAEASGEDGYSEEDWSELLKPWPGVEQATGRAPLDFAQWARDHADDFR encoded by the coding sequence ATGAGGATTCTGGTGACCGGTGCCACCGGCGGGGTCGGCAGGCGGGTGGTTCAGCGGCTGCTCGAAGCGGGCGACGGCATCCAGGTGCGGGCACTGACGCGCGACCCCTCCCGGGCCGGCCTGCCGGACGGGGTGGAGGTGGTCCAGGGCGACCTGGAGAAGCCGTCCTCCCTGCGGGGCGTCTTCGACGGCGTGGACCGGATGCACCTGTTCCCGGTCGAGGACACGGCGGCCGAGACGGTCGCCCTGGCACGGGCCGCTGGCGTGGGCCGGGCGACGGTACTGTCCGCGGCGGCGGTGACGACCGGGCACAGCGTGAACCCGGTCGAGCAGGTCGTCGAGGAGTCCGGCATGGAGTGGATCCATGTGCGGCCGGGCGAGTTCATGACCAACAAGCTGCATCTGTGGGCGCCGTCGGTGCGGGCCGAGCGCGTCGTGCGCTACCCCTTCCCGGACGAGCTGGGCGTACCGGTGCACGAGGACGACGTGGCCGCGGTGATCGTGGCCGGGCTGCTGGAGGACCGGCACGTCGGCCAGTCCTACACGCTGACCGGGCCCGCGGCGCAGACCGTGCGGGAGCAGGTGGCGGCGATCGGCGCGGCCCTCGGCGAGGAGGTGCGGTTCGAGGAGGTCACCCGTGACCGGGCCCGCGAACTGATGAAGGCCCAGGGCGGTTTCGCCGCCGAGCACGCCGATCTCTTCCTCGGGTTCGCCGACTACGACGGGGCCGAGGCGAGCGGCGAGGACGGCTACTCCGAGGAGGACTGGTCGGAGCTGCTGAAGCCGTGGCCCGGCGTCGAGCAGGCCACCGGCCGCGCGCCGCTGGACTTCGCCCAGTGGGCGCGGGACCACGCCGACGACTTCCGCTGA
- a CDS encoding SDR family NAD(P)-dependent oxidoreductase, translating into MTLPFTGRTVLVTGGGTGIGRAAALGFAQRGAAAVLVTGRRKDRLDATAAGHPAIVPVPADVTTEEGAEAAAAAVRARGGTLDVLVHNAGIFRFTPLGALDTRTASEVLETNVVGPLLLTARLLPLLRSPGGSIVLVSSRGGHNPGPGSSLYSASKAAVHSFTRSWAAELSERGIRVNAVAPGFVRTEAYEANGLSPAEAEGLFAGVAGTVPLGRVAEPEEIAAWITTLASEEHALVTGQIITVDGGLDISTT; encoded by the coding sequence ATGACGCTCCCCTTCACGGGCCGTACGGTCCTCGTCACCGGCGGCGGCACCGGCATCGGACGCGCCGCAGCGCTCGGCTTCGCCCAGCGGGGCGCGGCCGCCGTCCTGGTCACCGGCCGCCGCAAGGACCGCCTCGACGCGACCGCGGCCGGTCATCCGGCCATCGTCCCGGTGCCCGCCGACGTCACGACGGAGGAGGGCGCCGAGGCGGCCGCCGCCGCGGTGCGGGCCCGGGGCGGGACGCTGGACGTGCTCGTCCACAACGCCGGGATCTTCCGCTTCACCCCCCTGGGGGCGCTGGACACGCGCACCGCCTCGGAGGTGCTGGAGACGAACGTCGTCGGCCCGCTGCTGCTCACCGCGCGGCTGCTGCCCCTGCTCCGCTCGCCGGGCGGCAGCATCGTGCTGGTCTCCAGCCGCGGCGGCCACAACCCCGGGCCGGGCAGCTCGCTGTACTCGGCGTCCAAGGCGGCCGTGCACAGCTTCACCCGGAGCTGGGCGGCGGAGCTGAGCGAGCGGGGGATCCGGGTCAACGCGGTGGCGCCCGGCTTCGTGCGCACCGAGGCGTACGAGGCGAACGGGCTGAGCCCGGCGGAGGCGGAGGGCCTGTTCGCCGGTGTCGCCGGCACCGTGCCGCTCGGCCGGGTCGCCGAACCGGAGGAGATCGCGGCCTGGATCACCACCCTGGCCTCGGAGGAACACGCCTTGGTGACAGGGCAGATCATCACCGTGGACGGAGGGCTCGACATCTCCACGACGTGA
- a CDS encoding class I SAM-dependent methyltransferase yields MSQPVSMSDPRPGRCRVCGADVVEFLDLGAQPLSDAFLTPKDIGHEFFYRLAVGRCTDCTMVQLMEEVPRERMFHAEYPYHSSGSSVMREHFAATARRFLDTELAGTEDPFVVELGCNDGIMLRTVHEAGVRHLGFEPSGGVGRLAAESGVRVREAFFEESTASELRRQEGAADVIYAANTLCHIPYMDSVLRGVDALLAADGVFVFEDPYLGDIVERTSFDQIYDEHFFFFTARSVRAMARRAGLELVDVERLPVHGGEVRYTLARTGSRQPSPAVAELLAEEEARGLADPRTLDAFAGRVARHRDELVALLRRLRAEGHTVAAYGATAKSATVTNYCGIGTESVSFVSDSTPAKQDRLSPGMHLPVVPPEVFAKAKPDYALLFAWNHAEEIMRKEEDFAREGGRWILYVPEVRVV; encoded by the coding sequence ATGAGCCAACCGGTGTCCATGAGCGATCCCAGGCCCGGCCGTTGCCGCGTCTGCGGCGCCGATGTCGTGGAGTTCCTCGACCTCGGCGCACAGCCCTTGTCCGACGCGTTCCTCACCCCGAAGGACATCGGCCACGAGTTCTTCTACCGCCTCGCGGTGGGCCGTTGCACCGACTGCACCATGGTGCAGCTGATGGAGGAGGTGCCCCGCGAGCGCATGTTCCACGCGGAGTACCCGTACCACTCGTCCGGCTCGTCCGTGATGCGGGAGCACTTCGCCGCGACCGCCCGCCGGTTCCTGGACACCGAACTCGCCGGTACCGAGGACCCGTTCGTCGTCGAGCTCGGGTGCAACGACGGGATCATGCTGAGGACCGTGCACGAGGCCGGGGTGCGGCACCTGGGCTTCGAGCCCTCGGGCGGCGTCGGCCGGCTGGCGGCGGAGAGCGGCGTGCGGGTGCGGGAGGCCTTCTTCGAGGAGAGCACCGCCTCCGAGCTCCGGCGCCAGGAGGGCGCCGCCGATGTGATCTACGCGGCCAACACCCTCTGCCACATCCCGTACATGGACTCCGTGCTGCGGGGCGTGGACGCGCTGCTCGCCGCGGACGGGGTGTTCGTGTTCGAGGACCCGTACCTAGGCGACATCGTGGAACGGACCTCGTTCGACCAGATCTACGACGAGCACTTCTTCTTCTTCACCGCCCGTTCGGTCCGGGCGATGGCCCGCCGGGCGGGGCTCGAACTGGTCGACGTGGAGCGGCTCCCGGTGCACGGCGGCGAGGTGCGCTACACGCTCGCGCGGACCGGATCCCGGCAGCCCTCACCGGCCGTGGCCGAGCTGCTCGCCGAGGAGGAGGCGCGCGGCCTCGCGGACCCGCGGACGCTCGACGCGTTCGCCGGGCGGGTGGCACGCCACCGCGACGAGCTGGTCGCGCTGCTGCGGCGGCTGCGTGCGGAGGGCCACACGGTCGCCGCGTACGGAGCCACGGCGAAGAGCGCCACGGTCACCAACTACTGCGGAATCGGCACCGAGTCGGTGTCCTTCGTCAGCGATTCGACGCCCGCCAAGCAGGACCGGCTGTCGCCGGGCATGCATCTGCCCGTCGTCCCGCCCGAGGTCTTCGCCAAGGCCAAGCCCGACTACGCGCTGCTGTTCGCCTGGAACCACGCGGAGGAGATCATGCGCAAGGAGGAGGACTTCGCGCGCGAGGGCGGCCGGTGGATCCTCTACGTTCCCGAGGTGCGTGTCGTATGA